Below is a genomic region from Telmatobacter sp. DSM 110680.
GGCGCTCCGAGCCATCGTATTTCGTGTTCGTGGGTGAATACGTCAGCGAATAGTAGCTCTCGCCATCTTCCACTGCCTTGTCGAGCAGCAGTTGCAAACGATTACCGCCATGGTAAGCGTGCCCACCGGTAGCCTCGGCGATGGCATTCTCGTACTCGCCTTTCACAAGTTGATCGCCGGGATCATTCTCCGGATTTTGTCCTTCCAGATCTACGGGATAAAGTGCCACTTGGCTGCTCGCCATCGCCGCGTAAGCTTCTTTGATACCCTGCGCTTCCAGGTAGGTCATGTCATTGATTTGGAGGGTTGAACTGGAGAATCCTCCGCCCACACCTGTGTTCGAGTTGAGCCCCGTCACGATGGGGCCTACAGGGATGGGGAATTCACTTGAAAGCCAGAGAAGGTTTTTTCTACCCGGTATCCCGCCGAGGTATTGAGCCATGAACTTCATGTTGGAGAGAACGGCCCCGGCATCTTCCCACCCATAGAGATTTCCATACATGAAAACGTTGGGAACGTGTGGGCCCGGTCCCTTCGACAAGATTGCCTCATGCAGCAACGTGTGGTCGCTGGTGAATCCCTGCACCAGGTGCAGCCCGGCCATATTCACGAACAACGCGAATCGAGTGCCCGGCTGGGCATGGTCCACAAACGACAACAACTGTTTGGAGGCCATCATCTGGTCATCGACGGGAGTGTTTACCATGTCGTAGTAAAGAACGTATAACGGTCCGCGCTCTGAGCCAGTCGGCAAGTCAACGAACGTGTTGGCGGGAAGCGCGGGAATTTTCGGCGGGGTGAAGGCGGTCGTCCTGCCGTCGGTGTAGTCAAACGTCAGAATGGTCTGAGGCTTTTTGTCCTCCTCAACGACGAAGTCTTTCTCGGTCAAACCGTGAACGGGATTCCCATCTTTATCAAGGACGATTACGTCGAGGGGCACGCGTCGCACGTCGGAACGAAACACATATTCGCCCTTTGCCTGATTTGCGGCTGCGCTTGAGGATGGACTCTGCGGTGCACCTTTAATTGAAAAGCCACCAAGTAGGCTGACTGCCGAAGCCAAGATCACCACACTGAATTTGCCCATGACCCACCCCGAGCCACCGCCATCGCATTACGCAATAAGCGGCGGAGCCCTTTAATGTTCACCTAGCCGGATTTAACTCTGAATTGTACTCCCGCTGTTTTCCGAGCCGCGAAAGCGACTTGTCACAACTGTGGCGCCGTAGGCTGCACAAGCCAACGCTACAGAGAAGGTCAGGACTAGAACACTGGTAAAAATAATTTGGTAGTTTACAGCGATTTTAAAAGTAATAAGTTAAATATAATCAACAACTTAAGCGATAATAATTCCAATGGTAAGATTTATCTCCCATTCTCGCATACACTTGAAAACGCCCATGATTATTCGTATCGCGATGCCGGAACCAACCTCGACAGATGCTGCCTACAATGCCCGCTCATTGCCGTCATACGTGGCGGCCCTTCAGTCTGCGGGAGCCACTCCGGTCATCATCCCGCTACACGAACGACAAGACAGAGTCGCTCGTTTGTTGGCGGGGACGCATGGAGTTCTCTTGCCAGGGAGTGGTTTCGATGTCGATCCAGAGCGATACGGCGAATCGAGGATACCTGCCTGTGGTCCGGCAGATGCGGCGCGGAGTGCTGTGGACGAACTGCTGCTGCAAGATGCTTTCAATCTCCACAAGCCAATCTTCGCGATCTGTTATGGGGTGCAGGCGTTGAACGTCTGGTTGAATGGGAGCTTGATTCAGGACCTAGAAGCCGTTCTCCATACAACCGTCAATCATGCGCCCGGTCGTGACGTTGTGAACGCGCACCCCATACACATCGTTGCCGCGTCGCGCCTTTCAATGGCTGCCGGGAGTTCAGAGGACAACTGCAACTCCAGCCATCACCAGGCCATTGGCCGGCCCGGAGACAATCTACGTGTGACCGGGGTGTGTCCAACCGACGGAGTCATCGAGGCGGTTGAGCTTGATTCCCCTTCTCATTTTGTGGTCGGCGTGCAGTGGCATCCGGAACGCACGTATACGGCGAGCCCACTCTCTCGCGCCCTTTTTGCCGCATTTGTCAAAGCTGCCGAAACCTGGCAACCGCGATCAGCTGAGAGATCGGCCACCCCTGCATGAGTGCCAACGAAATCTCCCCGGCATGTATTGGGTTAAACGAACTTCTCGTTTCCGCGCGACTTGAGCCTCTATCGCCGGAAACTGTGGCCAGATTCGATTCCTACCTCAATTTAATTCTGCGTTGGAATACGCGGATGAACCTCACTGCAATTCGCGATCGGCAAGACATTTTGACGCGTCATTTTGTCGAGTCAATTGCATGTGCTCAGTCGCTTCCGCAAGGCATCGGAACGTTGCTGGACTTCGGGTCAGGGGCAGGCTTCCCTGGAGTGCCAATTGCGCTTTGTCGTCCCGAGATCGCGGTCACATTGGCCGAATCACAAAACAAGAAGGCATCCTTCCTCCGCGAGGTAGTTCGGAGTGTGGGTTTGCAGACCGTTGTTTTGGCACAGCGCGCCGAGGCGGTGGGGGCGCAGTTTGATTGCGTTACACTCCGTGCAGTCGATGAGATGGCTCGAGCGGTCAGATCGGCTACGGCGTTGGTTCGGGAATCCGGATGGCTTGCCTTGATGACAACAGCCGCAGACCTGCCGGAGATGCAGCAAGTCGCCGGGGCCAATTTTGACTTTTCACAGGCAATCCCTCTCCCGGGCTCTGAGGAACGCATCCTTGCTCTCGGTTTGAAGCGACCGCCGGGGCGCAACTCGTAGAGCCGCCCATCTAGCTTGACCGAGTGCAATGTTCCACGTGGAACAATGTTAGAAACATTGACCAAGAACGGAAACCATGTTCCACGTGGAACATTCAGATGGGTGTCATCTAAATCGCTGAATAGCAGGAGTTTTCCACCGGGTTGCCTTTCAGACAACATCTTTTATTACGGAGGTCTGAATTGGCTGAAGTGCTTCAAAAGGCAGCTCTTGTAGCTATACTCGGGGGTGGTGTTCTGGTTCTTTCCACAGCTAGTACGCGTTCTCCACAGATTGCCTACCCCACAGCTTGCGTCCCTTCCTTTAACCTGAAATGCCATGGGAAAGATTCTCGGCGTCGTGAACCAAAAGGGTGGCGTGGGCAAAACCACGACCGCTATCAATCTTTCCGCATGTCTGGCCCTTGAAGGTCTCAAAATCCTCCTTGTTGACTGCGATCCCCAGGCAAATGCCTCCTCTGGCCTCGGCGTGGCGCGCGACGACAATCGTCACTCCATCTACGACGTGCTGGTCGGCGACTCGAAGGCCGAACAGGTGATTCTTCCCACCGGAGTCGAAAACCTCTGGATTCTGCCCGGGTCGAAGAACCTTACTGGCGCCAACATTGAACTCACGAACGTTGAAGACCGCGCAGTGCGGCTCCGCGTTGCCCTCGCTCCGGTAAAAGATCAGTATGACCTCGTCATTTTGGACTGCCCGCCGGCACTCGATCTGCTCACTTTGAATGTCCTGGTCGCGGCAAATACACTCATTGTGCCTATGCAGGCCGAGTATTTCGCTCTTGAGGGCATTACGGAGCTGGTTTCTACGCTTGAACGTGTGCGCGCCGCCTTTAACCACGATGTCGTCATCGAAGGCGTCTTGCTCACCATGTATGACGACCGAACTAACCTGGCGCAGCAGGTTCGCGAGACTCTCCGCGAGCATTTCCAGGATCGGCTCTTTATTACGGTTATCCCGCGCAATATACGCCTTGCGGAGGCGCCAAGCCACGGAAAGCCAGTGGCGGTCTATGATTCGCGGTCCCGCGGCACAGAGGCCTACTTCGAGTTGGCCGGCGAGTATCTCGCCCGCAACCGAATCGAGAGCCCTAAGAGCCTGGAGCGTAAGGTTGCCGCGAATTCCCGACCAAAAGCCGAAGTTCGCTTCTGGCCTTATTCCTAAGCGCCTCTAATTTACTGAAAAGGCGCTGAAAGACGATCCCGGCGAATCGGCCGGTTTGAGGACTTGATGATGAGCATTGCCACTCCCGATAACAAACGTCGCGCCCTCGGCAAAGGCCTCGACTCCTTACTGCCTCGGGTGAATACCCCGGCGCCTGCCCCCGCTCCCTCTCATACTCAGTCCCCCATGGAAGCCGAAGGCGGCAAGCCTCGCGAGATCCCCATTGACGACCTCGACCGCAATCCCTTTCAGACGCGAACCCACGTCGATGAGGCGGAACTCGCAGAACTCGCCGCGTCAATCACGGCAAACGGAGTCGTCCAGCCTATCCTGGTTCGACCACTCGCAAGCGGGCGCTTTCAGCTCATTGCTGGTGAACGGCGCTGGCGTGCTTCGCAACTGGCCGGCAAGAAGACCATTCCTGCCATTCTGCGGCAGGTTTCCGACGAACAGGCTCTAGAAATCACCATCGTCGAGAACCTTCAACGAGCGGACCTTAATGCCATGGAACAAGCTCGCGCCTTCGAAAGGCTCTCCCGCGAGTTTCATATGACGCAGGAGCAGATTGCGACGCGCACCGGAAAAGATCGTGTGTCTGTCTCTAACTACATGCGCTTGCTGTCCATGCCTGACAGCGTACAAAAGCTGGTGGAAACTGGCAGCCTTAGCTTCGGACACGCCAAAGCACTGATGGGTTTGAAATCCCACCCGGATTTCGAGAAGACGGCCCAGCGCGTGTCTAATCTTTCGCTTTCTGTTCGCCAAACGGAGACCCTTGTCCAGGGGATACTCTTTCCCGAGAAGTCAAAGAAAGACCCCAAGCCTGAAATTCCAGTTGATCCGAATGTGAAGGAAGTGGAAGAGCAGCTTCAACGCGCGCTGGGCCTCAAAGTTCACATCGAAGACAAGAAAGGCCGCGGTCGAGTCGTGATCGAATATGCCGACCTTGCCGATTTCGATGGATTGCTGGAGCAGCTAAGCGCTACTCGCTCCTGAAACCTTGCCATCTCGCGCACCATAAAATATATGCAACCATATGGTTGCATATATTTTTTACACCAATAACTATCGGTCTATTCTGCAGATGCTATGGATTTGTTTCCTGCGGGATCACGTCTGGTCCGCTGCGTCGGAATTCGTAGCGCAGCAACCACGTGCTCGTCGTTGCATGACCATTTGACTGCGGCGGCTTGAAAGTCCACTTGTGCGCGGACTCCATCGCAAGCCGCGCGAAGTACGCGCTCGGGCCGTGCGATGCAAACTCCGCACCTGACACTGCGCCGGTAGGATCAACGCTGACGCGCACAGCAACCGTAACCTTGCCCTGGATGGTGTCGCTGGCTGTGCGGGGAACATTCGGCACATCGCGATTCGCGACTTCGCCCCTGGCTGTTACGCCTGTGGTTGCAATGCCGCTTGGGGGCGCGGAAACAGTCGAAGCGGATGGCTTGGAATCTGGTTCCGCGGGCGGGGCCTGCTGCGTCGTTTCAGTCTGCATCGGAACTGTGTTGGTTTTGTGCCCGCGTATCGCGAATCCGATGGCGATGATCACCACCAGGACAAGTCCAACGATGAGAGGGATGACCGGAATTTTTGCTTGTGCAACAGGTTCGGCGCGAAGACCCGCCGCATTCAAGTCCATCGCCGTTGCAGCCGGCAACGGGGACACACTGGGTCTGCCTTCAAGCATTGCCCGCACATCGCTCAGAGTGCAGCGCCGTGCCGGATCAACAGTCAGGCACGCACGCGCAATCTCCGCAAAGGGCTTCGGCAAAGGCCCCGGCAGTACGGGGTCGGCGTCGCTTGCTGCGTCCCAGGCAGGTGATTCCTGGATTAGCGCTTCTACGATGGTCGCGCCCAGAGACCAAATATCCGCAGATGGCTCGATCGGTCCGGTTGCTGTTTCTGGTGCGTTGTTAACATCGCTGCTGTTTAGGCCGATTGCCTGTTCTCCTGCGGCGATCAGTCCATCTGCCGATAACTTCACTTCGTTTTCTACAACCAGAATGTTCGAAGGCTTCAGATGTCCGTGGACAAGCCCCTTCGCATGGATGTAAGAAAGCGCATCGAGAACCGGACCGAGCATTTCGCGAGCTTCGTCCGCAGTCAGCGGACGCTCCGGAATAATCTGCGACAAAACTTCTTCCGCAAATTCTGTGACTACGTAGGCCAGGGGAGTTCCGTCGATCTCCGCGCGGCCGAAGTGCAAGATGCGCACGAGGTGAACGTGCGACAGCTCTTCTGTCGTTTTCCAGGTAGAGAGGCGATCTTCAGCTTGAGCCGGGGCGGAAAACAACTTGAGAGTGGCCTTCTGTGATCCGGGGCCATCAAGCTCGGTAAGGAACGTGCCGCAGGTGCCGGAGCCGCCCAGCCATTCGAGGAGCGAGAATCTCCCGTCAATGACCTGGCCGATCCAGTCGCCGCGAATCGAAACTGCATTCATGGCTTAACCAGTGTAGACGAGCGCATCGCCCGGCAATTCGATTCAGCAAAGAACAGGTCTCAAGATAGAGAATGCTGGAGAATTCGGCTATTTCCGCTCATTCAGCCAGTTATTCCCGAGTCGTTCTATGAGTTCGCTTCGCATCTTCGCGTATCTGGGGCTTCTTTTGCCCTGCAGGGCAAGGATCTGGGTGCGCTCCAACAGGGAGGGCAATTCGGGATCGAGATTCAAGCCGCGATCCAGATAACGATGGACCAGCCACGGCTCCTTGATAAAGGTTGCGGCTAGTTCCGGCCAATCCGCCAGCATGCCCAACTTGTGATCCCAGAGCAGATAGCCCGCCAAAGCGCCGAGTGCGGTGCAAGGCTGTTCAGGGTTAATCGGGAAGGACCAAGTATGGCTCCAAGGCATAACGTCTTGGACGAGCATCGGTCTTGCAATCCCGTAGCCCTGTCCGTAATCTGCTCCGAGAATGGCAGCGGCTTCAATAAGGCCAAGATCCTCAAGGCCTTCCACGGTTACTGGAGAGCCGAATCCCTGAGCCAGCAAGGTGAGATGGTAGATGAATTCGAGCGCGCGCACCGGTCTTTTCAGCGCACCGCGCACCAGGCCCTGGTCAATTTTCACGCGATCGCACGGAACGCGGTCCATGCGTAGAAGGGAACTGTGGCCTGAACCCAGATCGTCCTGCGCCAGTCGGATGCCTGCCTGCTGGAATTCCGCGATTCGCGCGTCGCGTCGTGCTACGTCAAGCGACTCTTTGCTCTCAAGCAATTCCAGTGTCAATATGCTGGGGTTTAGCTTCCAACGTGCCAATGTTTCGAAGACGCTATCCCGATATGCGTCCTGGGTAAGACCGTCGGGTGGAAGATTGAGCCCCACCGACAGATTCTGATCCGGGTACTGATCGCACCATGCGTGAACATCACGGCATATCTGCTCGAGCCCTAATTGAAAAAGACGCAGCAAACCCGCATTACCAAATGCTGGCAGGAAGGCGGCGGGCGAAATCAACTTCCCGTCCGAGCCGCGCAATCTTGCGAGTGCCTCGAGGCCATCCAGTTTCCCCGTACGCAGGTCGATGATGGGCTGATAAAGCATCTCGACCGCGCCATCTTCAAGACATTCCCTGTAGAGGAGCCTCAGATCCGCAGCGATTACTGATGTCTGTTCACCATGAACAATGGCGTGACTCATGGCCTGCTGAATGTGCCTGAGCATGGCTTCGCGTGTTGCGGCGGAGAAAAACCCAGGCCATGCGCTGTACAGGCTCAAGATGGCAAACGACTGACCTGATTCGTCGAGAAGAGGGATCGCGCAGGAAGATCGAAACCCCAATCGCAGGGCTTCGTCGCGCCACGGATGCAGCGCTGCGTCTACTTGAAAGGAGTTGTTGATCTGAATCTGTCCTGAACGCCAGGCGCGCCCAGCCGGTCCGTTACCAGCTTCGTTGGCTGCCTGCGTTTCGAACATCGGTCCGCGCCGCGACCGGAGCGCCTCGGCATAGGCGGATCCATGCTCCCCACCTTCTGCCTCGATTTGCATTACGCCATGAGCATCTGGTCTTGAAAACAGGCATGCTGCGATGCCTTCGAAGTCGCCCAGCGCCTGCAGAGTATTGCGCAGCACGTCCGCAAGATTCCCTGCCTTCTGAATCGCCTCATCCAAGGCCGCTAGAAGAGAGGTAATTTCGCCATCGAAGCGGGCATGGCTCGCGATCTGTGCTTCAACATCCAGTTGAACGCGCTGATGCAGTGCTCCTCTGAGCTGTTCGAATTGATGTTCATCCAAAACCGCGGCCTTCAGGATGTCGTCCATTTTGGCGTGATAAAGATGGTAGGTTTCCACCAGCATGGGAAGGCTGACTCCCACCATCTCGTGAATACATCCGACCTCGAGCGCCCTTTCATACTGCATTTGCGGAGTTAAACCTGGCGACAGCAGCAGGTTGAGATGCTGTGCTTGTTTTAACTTGAGATGTTCCAGTTCTTCGGAACTCAATCGAGCCAGGATTAATGAGTATTCGGCTCGGTTGTTCAGGCGTGCGTAGAAAGAGTTAGCGAACTCGTGAATTAGATCGCTCACGCGGGGCTGGTTTTGCAGGAACTGTACCAGCAGTTGATCGATGTCGGCGTTATAAGAAGAAGAGAAGTCGGCGAGATTCGACGCGGAGAGAGTTAGATTCGTTCCGCGGCGCTCTTTCATCCTGATTCTCCCAAGTTGCTTATGGTCCACGGAAGCATCAACAAGGCCCGGGTTGTCTTACCACGGTCGACTAATGGTCACTATAGCCTGAGTGGCAGGAGTTCGCGACCACTTACATCCACTTCAGGATGCGCAATCCATCAGGCATTTTGATGTCACCCACACAATGGAGGCAATACGGCTTGTGGGTTATACGCGTTTCGAGTGATATGCGTCGCTAGGCGCGTGGATTGTAGCCCATTCCGGAAAGAACACCGCGCATATAGGCAAAACTCTCGGTTACGCCAGGCATCGGATCGTCTCCGTGAATCTCGTACTCAAGGTCGACCCAGCCCGGGTATTTGACCTTGACCAACGCTTCGAAGATCCCGCGGACGGGCATCTTCCCTTCGCCGACCGCTACCTGGCTCTCCTTCGAAGTGAAGCTCGTCAGGTCCTTCATGTGCATATTGAACAGGCGGGGTCCTGCGGCGTGGATTGCCTCAATCACGTCGGTGCCCGCTCGCATGCAATGGCCTACGTCGATACAGCAGCCCATCCGCGGGTCCATATTCTTCACGAATTTCAATACATCTAGCGGCGACGGGAAGATCTTGTCCTCGGGCCCGTGGTTGTGGATGGCGATCTTGATGTCGTATTCCTTTACGAACTTCTCCACGCGCGGCAATGTCGCTGGTGCGGGATCGCCAGCGACGATGACCTTGACTCCTGCGCGTTTGCAGTACTCAAACTTGGAGCGAATATCGTCGTCATCGTCCTTCTGGAAATAGATGGCGCCGGCGGCGTGCAGGTGAATGCCGTTGGCCTCATAGTCTGAGACAGCCTGCGCCTCGGCCGTCGGATCCATGGGCAGATGATCTTTCGCGTCCTTCGGATTGAGGCTGGTGATGTTGAGCTGCTTCATCCAGGTGATCATCTGAGCGCGCGGAAAGTTGCGGAAAGTGTAGCTGGCTAGTCCCAGGCATATCGGCGAAGGCGTACCGCCGGCTTCAGTTAGATCCGCGAGTGCGGGATGCGCAATCGGCAGGGTTGAAGCTGCAGCGAGCATTGCAGAGGAGCGGACAAAACTGCGGCGGGAGAGTTTCATATGCGTGGCTCCCATCCTTTCTCGTATTCGCGGTTCCAGAATTTCATGGCTTCCGTGTCGTTCTTGATCTTTCCGTCTGAGGGATCGAGATTGAGTTCGCGATGCACGAACCAGGCGATGTTTGAAAGCTGCAGCATGGTCACCGCAACATTCCCGACAGAGACGGGCGCATTCAGCTTCTCGCCCTTGCGGATACCGGCGATGAAGTTCGCGAAGTGCGCGTCCGTCATTGAGTCGGCGCCGATGAGATCTGCCGTTGACGTTTGTTTGCCAACTTTGAATTCGTCCGTCTTTTTCCCGTTGAGGTTGTAAACCTCGTAGCCATCACGGTCGACGAGCACGCTGCCTTCGGTTCCTTCGATCACCGAGCCGCGGCCGCGATTGTACGTGTGCATACCATTGCAACTATCGCTCGTCCACGAAATCGCCTTGTCGTCATATTCGAAGTTTGTCACCAGTGTGTCGTAGAACTGCCAGTCGTCCTTGAAGGCATATCGTCCGCCCGATGCGGTCACACGGTTGGGATAATCAACTCCCAGCGCCCAGCGGCAGACATCCACCTCATGAGTGCCGTTGTTCAGCGTTTCACCGGTGCCCCAGATGCGGAACCAATGCCAGTTATAGGGCTGAACATTGTCTTTGTAGGGCTGGCGCGGCGCCGGTCCCTGCCAGAGATCCCAGTCGAGCGTGGCGGGAACCGGGGCAGGCCTGCCGATACCGATGGATTTGCGCGTGTTGTCGTACCAGCATTTTGCAAAATAGGCACGCCCGATGATGCCGGAGTGAATCTTGTTGACGATCTCGATGGTGTGCGGCGAAGAACGCTGCTGCGTACCCATTTGAACCAGCTTGCCGTACTTCTTCTGTGCCTCGACTAGCAGCGCACCTTCGCCAGGATTGTGGCTGCAGGGCTTCTCGACATAGACGTGCTTTCCCGCCTGCAGCCCCAGGATAGCCATGGGCGCGTGCCAGTGATCGGGTGTAGCAATCGTGATGGCGTCAATGTCTTTGCGCTCCAGAATTT
It encodes:
- a CDS encoding ParA family protein; its protein translation is MGKILGVVNQKGGVGKTTTAINLSACLALEGLKILLVDCDPQANASSGLGVARDDNRHSIYDVLVGDSKAEQVILPTGVENLWILPGSKNLTGANIELTNVEDRAVRLRVALAPVKDQYDLVILDCPPALDLLTLNVLVAANTLIVPMQAEYFALEGITELVSTLERVRAAFNHDVVIEGVLLTMYDDRTNLAQQVRETLREHFQDRLFITVIPRNIRLAEAPSHGKPVAVYDSRSRGTEAYFELAGEYLARNRIESPKSLERKVAANSRPKAEVRFWPYS
- a CDS encoding ParB/RepB/Spo0J family partition protein, whose protein sequence is MMSIATPDNKRRALGKGLDSLLPRVNTPAPAPAPSHTQSPMEAEGGKPREIPIDDLDRNPFQTRTHVDEAELAELAASITANGVVQPILVRPLASGRFQLIAGERRWRASQLAGKKTIPAILRQVSDEQALEITIVENLQRADLNAMEQARAFERLSREFHMTQEQIATRTGKDRVSVSNYMRLLSMPDSVQKLVETGSLSFGHAKALMGLKSHPDFEKTAQRVSNLSLSVRQTETLVQGILFPEKSKKDPKPEIPVDPNVKEVEEQLQRALGLKVHIEDKKGRGRVVIEYADLADFDGLLEQLSATRS
- a CDS encoding EAL domain-containing protein yields the protein MKERRGTNLTLSASNLADFSSSYNADIDQLLVQFLQNQPRVSDLIHEFANSFYARLNNRAEYSLILARLSSEELEHLKLKQAQHLNLLLSPGLTPQMQYERALEVGCIHEMVGVSLPMLVETYHLYHAKMDDILKAAVLDEHQFEQLRGALHQRVQLDVEAQIASHARFDGEITSLLAALDEAIQKAGNLADVLRNTLQALGDFEGIAACLFSRPDAHGVMQIEAEGGEHGSAYAEALRSRRGPMFETQAANEAGNGPAGRAWRSGQIQINNSFQVDAALHPWRDEALRLGFRSSCAIPLLDESGQSFAILSLYSAWPGFFSAATREAMLRHIQQAMSHAIVHGEQTSVIAADLRLLYRECLEDGAVEMLYQPIIDLRTGKLDGLEALARLRGSDGKLISPAAFLPAFGNAGLLRLFQLGLEQICRDVHAWCDQYPDQNLSVGLNLPPDGLTQDAYRDSVFETLARWKLNPSILTLELLESKESLDVARRDARIAEFQQAGIRLAQDDLGSGHSSLLRMDRVPCDRVKIDQGLVRGALKRPVRALEFIYHLTLLAQGFGSPVTVEGLEDLGLIEAAAILGADYGQGYGIARPMLVQDVMPWSHTWSFPINPEQPCTALGALAGYLLWDHKLGMLADWPELAATFIKEPWLVHRYLDRGLNLDPELPSLLERTQILALQGKRSPRYAKMRSELIERLGNNWLNERK
- a CDS encoding Gfo/Idh/MocA family oxidoreductase translates to MVTRREFLDTLAVGAAGLAISSTAKSYGQIMGANERLNFAVIGLNSRAYAHLSSLKANQGAVHISHVCDVESNILAKFATATNKMMGYDPATERDFRKILERKDIDAITIATPDHWHAPMAILGLQAGKHVYVEKPCSHNPGEGALLVEAQKKYGKLVQMGTQQRSSPHTIEIVNKIHSGIIGRAYFAKCWYDNTRKSIGIGRPAPVPATLDWDLWQGPAPRQPYKDNVQPYNWHWFRIWGTGETLNNGTHEVDVCRWALGVDYPNRVTASGGRYAFKDDWQFYDTLVTNFEYDDKAISWTSDSCNGMHTYNRGRGSVIEGTEGSVLVDRDGYEVYNLNGKKTDEFKVGKQTSTADLIGADSMTDAHFANFIAGIRKGEKLNAPVSVGNVAVTMLQLSNIAWFVHRELNLDPSDGKIKNDTEAMKFWNREYEKGWEPRI
- a CDS encoding sugar phosphate isomerase/epimerase, giving the protein MKLSRRSFVRSSAMLAAASTLPIAHPALADLTEAGGTPSPICLGLASYTFRNFPRAQMITWMKQLNITSLNPKDAKDHLPMDPTAEAQAVSDYEANGIHLHAAGAIYFQKDDDDDIRSKFEYCKRAGVKVIVAGDPAPATLPRVEKFVKEYDIKIAIHNHGPEDKIFPSPLDVLKFVKNMDPRMGCCIDVGHCMRAGTDVIEAIHAAGPRLFNMHMKDLTSFTSKESQVAVGEGKMPVRGIFEALVKVKYPGWVDLEYEIHGDDPMPGVTESFAYMRGVLSGMGYNPRA
- a CDS encoding VWA domain-containing protein, translated to MGKFSVVILASAVSLLGGFSIKGAPQSPSSSAAANQAKGEYVFRSDVRRVPLDVIVLDKDGNPVHGLTEKDFVVEEDKKPQTILTFDYTDGRTTAFTPPKIPALPANTFVDLPTGSERGPLYVLYYDMVNTPVDDQMMASKQLLSFVDHAQPGTRFALFVNMAGLHLVQGFTSDHTLLHEAILSKGPGPHVPNVFMYGNLYGWEDAGAVLSNMKFMAQYLGGIPGRKNLLWLSSEFPIPVGPIVTGLNSNTGVGGGFSSSTLQINDMTYLEAQGIKEAYAAMASSQVALYPVDLEGQNPENDPGDQLVKGEYENAIAEATGGHAYHGGNRLQLLLDKAVEDGESYYSLTYSPTNTKYDGSERHIRVTLAEKDKKYSLTYRTVYYGLSDDEALEGHSKQIMQQRFLAAKQTDTLYATVEHGAPMMHDVLFVAHMATVGKPRLASAEEMKQLEDSPLYFKTRRKAQTLKPPAPVNLQQYVINYDVIDPQLRSQAAQQQAPQLEFAAAAYNSDGTLLNSILNKGVITIERQPDGKVDKRFHAIQQLEVPPGGAYIRLVVRNPQNDRTGALEVKLPLKQEAQTAALNPEQKKEIN
- a CDS encoding gamma-glutamyl-gamma-aminobutyrate hydrolase family protein (Members of this family of hydrolases with an active site Cys residue belong to MEROPS family C26.) — its product is MIIRIAMPEPTSTDAAYNARSLPSYVAALQSAGATPVIIPLHERQDRVARLLAGTHGVLLPGSGFDVDPERYGESRIPACGPADAARSAVDELLLQDAFNLHKPIFAICYGVQALNVWLNGSLIQDLEAVLHTTVNHAPGRDVVNAHPIHIVAASRLSMAAGSSEDNCNSSHHQAIGRPGDNLRVTGVCPTDGVIEAVELDSPSHFVVGVQWHPERTYTASPLSRALFAAFVKAAETWQPRSAERSATPA
- a CDS encoding TonB family protein — encoded protein: MNAVSIRGDWIGQVIDGRFSLLEWLGGSGTCGTFLTELDGPGSQKATLKLFSAPAQAEDRLSTWKTTEELSHVHLVRILHFGRAEIDGTPLAYVVTEFAEEVLSQIIPERPLTADEAREMLGPVLDALSYIHAKGLVHGHLKPSNILVVENEVKLSADGLIAAGEQAIGLNSSDVNNAPETATGPIEPSADIWSLGATIVEALIQESPAWDAASDADPVLPGPLPKPFAEIARACLTVDPARRCTLSDVRAMLEGRPSVSPLPAATAMDLNAAGLRAEPVAQAKIPVIPLIVGLVLVVIIAIGFAIRGHKTNTVPMQTETTQQAPPAEPDSKPSASTVSAPPSGIATTGVTARGEVANRDVPNVPRTASDTIQGKVTVAVRVSVDPTGAVSGAEFASHGPSAYFARLAMESAHKWTFKPPQSNGHATTSTWLLRYEFRRSGPDVIPQETNP
- the rsmG gene encoding 16S rRNA (guanine(527)-N(7))-methyltransferase RsmG, encoding MSANEISPACIGLNELLVSARLEPLSPETVARFDSYLNLILRWNTRMNLTAIRDRQDILTRHFVESIACAQSLPQGIGTLLDFGSGAGFPGVPIALCRPEIAVTLAESQNKKASFLREVVRSVGLQTVVLAQRAEAVGAQFDCVTLRAVDEMARAVRSATALVRESGWLALMTTAADLPEMQQVAGANFDFSQAIPLPGSEERILALGLKRPPGRNS